From a region of the Candidatus Neomarinimicrobiota bacterium genome:
- the hisF gene encoding imidazole glycerol phosphate synthase subunit HisF → MLTKRIVPCLDVKDGRTVKGIKFKNLRDAGDPVELASFYSSAGADELVLLDISASIEGRNIFLDIVKDVAKEINIPFTVGGGISSIEQVVTVIEAGAEKVSLNTAAVLNPDLIRQASLEVGSQSIVAAVDAKRNGDSWNIYIKGGTEHTGIDALEWIKKVEDLGAGEILVTSMDKDGTGEGFDLDLLSEINLRVNIPVIASGGAGEMSSFFDAFTIGNADAALAASVFHYEKYSIEELKQYLLRNNVQVRI, encoded by the coding sequence ATGCTGACCAAACGTATAGTTCCCTGTTTAGACGTAAAAGACGGAAGAACCGTTAAGGGAATAAAATTCAAAAATTTGCGCGATGCCGGAGACCCCGTCGAGCTGGCATCTTTCTATTCATCGGCGGGGGCAGACGAGCTCGTTCTTCTGGACATCAGCGCGAGTATCGAAGGACGCAATATATTTTTGGACATCGTGAAAGATGTTGCAAAGGAGATAAATATTCCGTTCACAGTTGGCGGCGGTATCTCCTCCATTGAACAGGTTGTAACTGTTATCGAGGCGGGTGCGGAAAAAGTCTCCTTAAATACAGCCGCAGTTCTGAACCCTGATCTGATCCGGCAGGCAAGCCTTGAAGTCGGTTCGCAGAGTATCGTTGCTGCCGTTGATGCGAAAAGAAATGGCGATAGTTGGAATATTTATATTAAAGGCGGCACCGAACATACCGGAATTGATGCTTTGGAATGGATAAAAAAGGTGGAAGACCTTGGAGCGGGTGAAATTCTTGTAACATCTATGGACAAGGATGGCACAGGCGAAGGTTTCGATTTGGATCTGTTGAGTGAAATTAATTTGAGAGTTAATATTCCGGTTATCGCTTCAGGAGGCGCAGGCGAGATGAGCAGTTTTTTCGATGCTTTCACTATAGGAAATGCTGACGCAGCGCTCGCAGCTTCGGTTTTCCATTATGAGAAATACTCTATCGAGGAACTTAAACAATATTTATTGAGGAATAATGTGCAGGTAAGAATATGA
- a CDS encoding bifunctional phosphoribosyl-AMP cyclohydrolase/phosphoribosyl-ATP diphosphatase HisIE has product MKNEIDFSKGSGLVPVIIQDDKTSAVLMLGYMNKEAYDKTMEDKIVTFWSRSKERLWRKGETSGNFLHLVSSHVDCDSDTLLLRIKPQGPTCHTGSYSCFDVQPDNLSILTELETVISQRARDLPEGSYTTSLFKGGTSLIAQKVGEEAVETVVAALDQNLERLHEESADLIYHLLVLLHNKGTTLSSVLSELEKRR; this is encoded by the coding sequence ATGAAGAATGAAATAGATTTCAGTAAGGGAAGCGGTTTAGTTCCCGTAATAATCCAGGATGATAAAACATCAGCTGTTTTGATGCTGGGCTACATGAATAAAGAGGCATATGATAAAACAATGGAGGATAAAATTGTTACTTTCTGGAGTAGGTCGAAAGAAAGACTCTGGCGGAAAGGCGAGACTTCCGGTAATTTTCTTCATCTCGTTTCTTCGCATGTAGACTGCGATTCCGATACTCTTTTGTTAAGAATAAAGCCTCAGGGTCCCACATGCCACACCGGTTCCTACAGCTGTTTTGACGTGCAACCTGATAATCTTTCCATTTTAACGGAGCTCGAAACTGTTATCTCCCAGCGTGCGCGAGACCTGCCTGAAGGATCATATACAACATCATTGTTCAAAGGAGGAACTTCACTCATCGCACAGAAAGTCGGTGAAGAAGCCGTTGAAACGGTAGTTGCCGCCTTAGATCAAAATCTTGAACGACTGCACGAAGAATCTGCCGATCTGATTTATCACCTTCTTGTTCTCTTACATAATAAAGGAACTACGCTCAGTTCGGTGCTAAGCGAACTTGAGAAGAGAAGATAG
- the hisA gene encoding 1-(5-phosphoribosyl)-5-[(5-phosphoribosylamino)methylideneamino]imidazole-4-carboxamide isomerase produces MLIFPAIDLYEGRCVRLTRGEFSTKKVYDSSPAEMAKTFAQKGFTHLHVIDLEGAEQGSIINWDAISSIISASKLKVHIGGGIRNEEDVEKLLSIGANQVILGTVVAESLQSAESFAKRFGSDRIIVAADFSNGAILSHGWKKKRSYSPLKFMETLNNSGIEYFLSTDVQKDGVLKGPNIEFYKSILSDLPNIKLIASGGVSSISDVQSLKQSGLYGAVVGKAIYENLIELDDLAEI; encoded by the coding sequence ATGCTGATATTCCCCGCTATTGATTTATACGAAGGACGATGCGTCCGATTGACCCGAGGGGAATTTTCGACTAAAAAAGTTTATGATAGCTCACCCGCGGAAATGGCTAAGACTTTTGCACAAAAAGGCTTTACTCATCTTCACGTTATTGATTTAGAGGGCGCTGAACAGGGCAGTATTATCAACTGGGATGCTATTTCTTCCATCATTTCCGCGAGTAAATTGAAAGTCCACATCGGCGGCGGAATTCGCAACGAGGAAGATGTTGAAAAACTTCTTTCCATCGGAGCCAATCAGGTAATACTTGGAACTGTCGTCGCAGAGTCCCTTCAATCAGCTGAAAGTTTTGCGAAGAGATTTGGCAGCGACCGGATTATAGTCGCGGCAGATTTCAGTAACGGCGCTATCCTTAGCCACGGCTGGAAAAAGAAACGAAGTTATTCGCCTCTTAAATTTATGGAAACGCTCAATAACAGCGGAATTGAATATTTTTTAAGTACCGACGTTCAAAAGGATGGCGTTCTGAAGGGTCCGAATATTGAATTTTACAAATCAATCCTGAGTGATCTGCCGAATATTAAGCTCATCGCTTCGGGAGGCGTTTCTTCTATTAGCGATGTCCAATCTCTTAAGCAATCGGGATTATACGGGGCCGTTGTTGGAAAGGCGATTTACGAAAACCTTATTGAACTTGATGATCTGGCTGAAATATAA
- the hisH gene encoding imidazole glycerol phosphate synthase subunit HisH — protein sequence MIGLIDYGGGNITSVSNALDRLGVNYVKGSTPSDFAGVDKIIFPGVGEAKTAMDAIGKGDLIPYITSLEIPFLGICIGLQILFDYTDERSTKCMGIIQGKLKKFDSKDNKVPQIGWNRVLFSDDSPLFHGIEDGAYFYFVNSYYAPEIPETIAITEYGINFSSVVNKDNYYGVQFHTEKSGEIGEKLLKNFIELC from the coding sequence ATGATCGGATTAATAGATTACGGTGGCGGTAATATCACTTCAGTGTCGAACGCTCTTGACAGGTTAGGTGTAAATTACGTTAAGGGTTCAACGCCCTCCGATTTTGCAGGTGTGGATAAAATCATATTTCCGGGTGTGGGCGAAGCCAAAACAGCTATGGATGCCATCGGAAAGGGAGACTTGATACCCTACATCACATCTTTGGAAATCCCTTTTCTTGGTATTTGTATCGGATTGCAGATTCTATTTGATTACACCGATGAAAGGTCTACAAAGTGTATGGGCATTATTCAGGGTAAATTAAAAAAATTCGATTCCAAGGACAATAAAGTTCCCCAAATTGGCTGGAACAGAGTTTTATTCAGTGATGACTCTCCCCTATTTCATGGAATTGAAGATGGCGCTTATTTTTATTTTGTGAATTCATATTACGCCCCGGAAATTCCTGAGACCATTGCGATAACGGAATACGGCATTAATTTTTCCTCTGTCGTCAATAAAGATAATTATTACGGTGTCCAATTCCATACGGAAAAATCGGGTGAAATAGGTGAAAAACTACTTAAAAATTTTATAGAGCTATGCTGA